The sequence below is a genomic window from Kitasatospora kifunensis.
CGTTGGGGGTCTGGTAGGCCGCGGTGGGGTTGAAGGACTGCTGCCCGCCGTAGGTCGGCTGCCCCGCCGGCGGCGGCGGGCCGCCAAAGGCCTGCTGGCCGCCGAAGGTCTGCTGGCCGCCATAGCTCGGCTGGCTCGGGAAGGGCGGCTGGCTCGGGCTGCGGAAGGACTGCTGCCCGCCGTAGGACGGCTGCCCCTGCGGGCCGGCCTGCCCCGGCACCCCGGCCCCGCCCGCCATCGGGTCGCTGGTCGGGTACGGCGGCAGGTACTGCGTCTCCCCCGCCGCCTCGGGCGCCACCTCGGGCACGTAGGCGGTCGGCGCATCGCCCCAGGACGCCCCGGGGCCGAGGTACTCGGGCCCGCCCTGGCCGGCCTGCGTGACAGCCGGCGGGACCGACTGCGGTGCCCCCTGCGGCGGCATCGGCGGCTGCTGCCCCGGAGCCGGCTCCGGGCGGAACAGGTCGTCCAGGTTGAAGTCACCGGAGTTGGGGTACGAGCGGCGCTGGCTCAACGCGAATCCTCACCTGTGCACGGCTGCGGGCGCACCGAACCAGTCAGCGGCGGCCGGGCGGTCCCGTAGCTGGCGGACCACCCGCGCTGTCTGTCCGGTGTGAGCACCCGGGCCTTCCTCGGTTCTTCCGCGCGCTAGCTGACGGCGGACCACTTCTGGAGTTCCTGACTACCTCCGGCCCACGCTACCGGTTCACCGCTACGGGTGACCACGCGGGCAGGTGTTCCCGTCCGTTCACCCCAGGATCGCGCGCGGCACCGTCAACTTTTGGTCACGCGGCCTCCACCTCCGCCCGCTGCTGGAACTCGCGCACCACCCGGTGGTCGCGGTAGGGCTCCAACCGCCGCCGGAAGTCGTCCAGGTACTCCACGCCCCGGTTGGAGCGCAGCCCGTTGAGCAGCCGCACCGCCTGGGCCCCGGTCTCGCAGGCCCGTTCGATGTCACGCTGCTGCAACTGCGCGGTGGCCAGCAGCACCAGGTCGACCGCCCGGCGCCGGACCCGGGTGGGCGGGTGGAGTTCGAGGGCGATCCTGGCCTGCCGCTCGGCCTGCTTGGACAGCTCCAGGTCGCGGTAGCAGTGCGCCAACTCGTCGGCCAGGTAGGCCGCGTCGAAGTGCGCGATCCAGTCCGGGTCCTCCTCGGGCTTGCGCTGCTCCATCGCCTCCACCGCCCTGGCCGCCACCAACTCGCAGGAGCGGGCGTCACCCAGCAGCGCGTGGCCACGCGCCTCGGCGGCGTAGAACATCGCCATCGCGGTCGGGGTGGCCACCGAGCGGGCGCCCTCCTGCGCGGCGCGGGCCAGTTGGGCGATCTCCCGCGGATTACCCAGGGTGGCCGCCAGGTGACTCATCGAGGCGGCCAGCACATAGCCGCCGTAGCCGCGGTCGTCGGCGGCCTGGGCCAGCCGCAACGCCTGGATGTAGTAGCGCTGGGCGAGGCCGGGCTGCCCGGTGTCCACCGCCATGTAGCCGGCCAGCTCGGTCAGCCTGGCCACCGCCGCGAACAGCTGGCGCCCGGTCTCCTCCCGGTAGCCGCCGCTGAGCAGCCCGGAGACCACGCTGTTGAGGTAGTGCACCACCACCGGGCGCACGTGCCCGCTGCCGAACCGGTGGTCCAGGTCGACCAGCATCTCGGTGGTGGCCCGGATCGCCGCGACGTCGGCCAGGCCGACCCGCGGGCCGCCACTGCGGGCGACCACCGGGTCCGGCGGGGTGATCAGCCAGTCCCGGCTGGGCTCGACCAGCGCGGAGGCCGCCACCGAGGCGCCGTTGAGGAAGTCACGGCGGCTGACGTCGCTGCGCCACAGCTCGCAGACCTGCTCCAACGCGCCGCTGAGCGTGGCGGCGAACTGCAGGCCGACGCCCGAGGTGAGGTTCTTGCCGTCGGCCATGCCGATCTCGTCCACGGTGACACCGCGGCCGAGCTTGCGGCCCAGCGCCTCGGCGATCACCGCCGGTGCCTGGCCGCGCGGTTGCTGGCCGCGCAGCCAGCGCGCGACCGAGGTCTTGTCGTAGCGCAGGTCCAGCCCGTGCTCGGCACCGCAGAGGTTGACCCGGCGGGCGAGACCCGCGTTGGAGCAGCTCGCCTCCTGGATCAGCGACTGCAGGCGCTCGTTGGGCTGTCGTGCGACGAGTGGTCTCGCGGCCATGGGCTTCGCCTCCCCAGCGCCCCCCGGGTTCCGGCCGGCGGGCGTCGACTCTGCTGCTCTGGTTGCCGAGGCGCCGGACGGGCTCCGCAGGGGGCCCGGTGGCGCGCCGACTACCCGGCCAGTGAAGGAACTTGAGGCCAGGTTAGCGATCAACGACACCATCGGGATACCCATGTGAACGACTGGATCAGCGTGCGCGCCCTGGAAAATGCTCCCGTGCGCCCCCACTGCGCCCACCTGGACGACGGGGGCGAACGCCAGGGCAACGCCGTCCCAACGCCCGCGCAGCGCCAGCCCGCGCGCCAGGGTCCGCCACCCGGCGCGGCCCCGCCCGCCCCACCGGCACCACTCGCCCGGCAGTGCGGCTCGCAGCGCCGCTCACCGGTTCGGGTGACATTGCCCGCTCCTGACCGCTCGCCCCCGGACACCCCGTAACCCGCCCCACGGCCGGTAGTTGTGCAGCACGTGGAAGAGACCCCAGGAGCCCCGCAACAGGGCAGTGACGGCAAGCCGATCTCCCCGCTGCTGATCGAGGCGGTCAGGTACGCGGAGGACCGGCACTGGGAGATCGTGCCCGGCACCCATCTGATCGAGGAGGACGGCCCGGCCCGCTGCTCGTGCGGCACGCCGAACTGCCCACAGCCGGGCGCACATCCCATTACCCAGGACTGGCACCGACGGGCCACCTCGGGCCCCGGCGTGGTCCGCCGCTGGTGGACCGAGAACCCGAGCGCGTCGATCCTGCTGCCCACCGGGCGCTCCTTCGACGTGCTGGACGTCCCCGAGGTGGCCGGCTGCCTGGCGCTGGCCCGGATGGAGCGGCTGCAGCTGCAGCTCGGCCCGGTCGCCTCGGTCCCGACCATGCCGGGACAGCGCGGGCGGCGGCTGCTCTTCCTGGTGCTGCCCGGCGCCCAGGCCAAGGTGCCCGAGACGCTGCGCAAGCTCGGCTGGGCACCGGGCCGCCTCGACCTCACCTGCCACGGGGACGGCGGCTGGATCGTCGCGCCGCCCTCGCGGATCGGCGCGTACACCTTCGCGCAGTGGGCCCGCCAGCCCTCCGCGATGAACCGATGGCTGCCCGACGCCGACGAGTTGATCAACCCGCTCGCCTACGCCTGCGGCCGGGACGCGCCGGCCGCGCGGATCACCCCGCCACAGCCCAAGGCCCCGCCGACACCGGTGGTGGCACCTCGACGTTGAAGCGGCGACGACATCGACAATCAAGCCTGACGAATCGTCAGGACGCCGAGCGGGCCCGGGACTCCGGGTCCGCTCTCGGCGCTGCTCGGCGAACGTTTGATCGTCCTGAGAAGTTGGCCTACCCGGTGATCACCCGGGCAAGCCGCTCGGACGAGTGACAGCCCGCGGGGATTGGCACCCGCCACCCAGGGGATGAATGGCTACAGACGGGGACGGAACAAACCACAACGAAAGGGACCGCCGGGGAGCAGAGCAGGAGACCAGCACCAGGGCCGCAGTACCGGGGGTCGCAGGACCGGGGGAGCCGAGGGGAACGCCTGGACGGGGAAG
It includes:
- a CDS encoding transcriptional regulator, which gives rise to MAARPLVARQPNERLQSLIQEASCSNAGLARRVNLCGAEHGLDLRYDKTSVARWLRGQQPRGQAPAVIAEALGRKLGRGVTVDEIGMADGKNLTSGVGLQFAATLSGALEQVCELWRSDVSRRDFLNGASVAASALVEPSRDWLITPPDPVVARSGGPRVGLADVAAIRATTEMLVDLDHRFGSGHVRPVVVHYLNSVVSGLLSGGYREETGRQLFAAVARLTELAGYMAVDTGQPGLAQRYYIQALRLAQAADDRGYGGYVLAASMSHLAATLGNPREIAQLARAAQEGARSVATPTAMAMFYAAEARGHALLGDARSCELVAARAVEAMEQRKPEEDPDWIAHFDAAYLADELAHCYRDLELSKQAERQARIALELHPPTRVRRRAVDLVLLATAQLQQRDIERACETGAQAVRLLNGLRSNRGVEYLDDFRRRLEPYRDHRVVREFQQRAEVEAA
- a CDS encoding bifunctional DNA primase/polymerase encodes the protein MQHVEETPGAPQQGSDGKPISPLLIEAVRYAEDRHWEIVPGTHLIEEDGPARCSCGTPNCPQPGAHPITQDWHRRATSGPGVVRRWWTENPSASILLPTGRSFDVLDVPEVAGCLALARMERLQLQLGPVASVPTMPGQRGRRLLFLVLPGAQAKVPETLRKLGWAPGRLDLTCHGDGGWIVAPPSRIGAYTFAQWARQPSAMNRWLPDADELINPLAYACGRDAPAARITPPQPKAPPTPVVAPRR